In Ictalurus punctatus breed USDA103 chromosome 3, Coco_2.0, whole genome shotgun sequence, the following are encoded in one genomic region:
- the fbxo8 gene encoding F-box only protein 8 isoform X1 codes for MGQGLWRVARNQQLQQEYSEQCFLQRSERRRRMAALLSETPTQSRRTAQCHADLGHLLRARKRQEEQGFIDLDMLPPELSITILSYLNATDLCLASCVWQDLGNDEYLWQGLCKSTWGHCSIYNRLLPPGFSYRKLYMQLDEGSLTFNANPQEGITYLMSKSILVDHPKEIAKFIFYTRMLNWKMLRIYLDERRDVLDELVTLHNFSNQFLPNALRDFFRHIHAPEERGEYLETLITKFSHRFCACNPTLVRDVGLTPDAVNVLCYSLILLSIDLSSPHVKNKMSKREFIRNTRRAAQNISEDFVGHLYDNIYLVGHVAA; via the exons ATGGGTCAGGGCCTGTGGAGGGTGGCTAGGAATCAGCAGCTGCAGCAGGAGTACAGCGAGCAGTGTTTCCTCCAGCGCAGTGAGCGTCGTCGCAGGATGGCGGCGCTGCTGAGCGAGACGCCGACACAGTCGCGCCGCACGGCGCAGTGTCACGCCGACCTCGGGCACCTGCTGCGCGCACGCAAGAGGCAAGAGGAGCAGGGCTTCATCGACCTGGACATGCTGCCCCCAGAGCTCAGCATCACCATCCTGTCCTACCTGAACGCCACCGACCTGTGCCTGGCCTCCTGCGTGTGGCAAGACCTGGGCAACGACGAGTACCTGTGGCAGGG CTTGTGCAAGTCCACTTGGGGTCACTGTTCCATCTACAACCGGCTCCTTCCCCCCGGCTTCTCCTACAGAAAACTCTACATGCAGCTCGACGAAGGAAGTTTGACGTTCAACGCTAACCCTCAGGAG ggtATCACTTACCTCATGTCCAAAAGCATTCTCGTGGACCATCCAAAGGAAATCGCCAAGTTCATATTCTACACCAGAATGTTGAATTGGAAGATGCTGCGTATTTATCTCGATGAACG CCGCGACGTGCTTGACGAGCTGGTCACACTACACAACTTCAGTAACCAGTTCCTCCCCAACGCGCTGAGGGATTTCTTCAGACACATTCACGCGCCCGAGGAGCGCGGCGAGTACCTGGAGACGCTCATCACCAAGTTCTCACACCGTTTCTGTGCCTGTAACCCCACGCTGGTGAGGGACGTCGGCCTCACGCCTG ATGCTGTGAACGTGCTGTGCTACTCGCTCATCCTGCTCTCCATCGACCTGAGCAGCCCACACGTGAAGAACAAGATGTCCAAGCGCGAGTTCATCCGCAACACGCGCCGCGCCGCACAGAACATCAGCGAGGACTTTGTGGGTCACCTGTATGACAACATCTATCTGGTCGGCCACGTGGCTGCCTAG
- the fbxo8 gene encoding F-box only protein 8 isoform X2 — MGQGLWRVARNQQLQQEYSEQCFLQRSERRRRMAALLSETPTQSRRTAQCHADLGHLLRARKRQEEQGFIDLDMLPPELSITILSYLNATDLCLASCVWQDLGNDEYLWQGLCKSTWGHCSIYNRLLPPGFSYRKLYMQLDEGSLTFNANPQEGITYLMSKSILVDHPKEIAKFIFYTRMLNWKMLRIYLDERRDVLDELVTLHNFSNQFLPNALRDFFRHIHAPEERGEYLETLITKFSHRFCACNPTLVRDVGLTPVTISDWKEPFDLMI; from the exons ATGGGTCAGGGCCTGTGGAGGGTGGCTAGGAATCAGCAGCTGCAGCAGGAGTACAGCGAGCAGTGTTTCCTCCAGCGCAGTGAGCGTCGTCGCAGGATGGCGGCGCTGCTGAGCGAGACGCCGACACAGTCGCGCCGCACGGCGCAGTGTCACGCCGACCTCGGGCACCTGCTGCGCGCACGCAAGAGGCAAGAGGAGCAGGGCTTCATCGACCTGGACATGCTGCCCCCAGAGCTCAGCATCACCATCCTGTCCTACCTGAACGCCACCGACCTGTGCCTGGCCTCCTGCGTGTGGCAAGACCTGGGCAACGACGAGTACCTGTGGCAGGG CTTGTGCAAGTCCACTTGGGGTCACTGTTCCATCTACAACCGGCTCCTTCCCCCCGGCTTCTCCTACAGAAAACTCTACATGCAGCTCGACGAAGGAAGTTTGACGTTCAACGCTAACCCTCAGGAG ggtATCACTTACCTCATGTCCAAAAGCATTCTCGTGGACCATCCAAAGGAAATCGCCAAGTTCATATTCTACACCAGAATGTTGAATTGGAAGATGCTGCGTATTTATCTCGATGAACG CCGCGACGTGCTTGACGAGCTGGTCACACTACACAACTTCAGTAACCAGTTCCTCCCCAACGCGCTGAGGGATTTCTTCAGACACATTCACGCGCCCGAGGAGCGCGGCGAGTACCTGGAGACGCTCATCACCAAGTTCTCACACCGTTTCTGTGCCTGTAACCCCACGCTGGTGAGGGACGTCGGCCTCACGCCTG ttaCGATCTCTGATTGGAAGGAGCCGTTTGATCTGATGATCTGA
- the cep44 gene encoding centrosomal protein of 44 kDa isoform X1 — translation MATGDVKGSLRKLQASLRSVKYPRDVDYQGLARGDPSCCLPIVSYAFTSFSTAVAEHLVEFGIELTGKNDLSFMESVYKVLRDLFSYKPLLTKQQFLQSGFAERKISLLCDIIGFVLDKHKQLTKSTKPIGPLRRRQLSRTDSKSVECSPPRETQRTPGQRVGSRRLLVERHLGLQRSPAHVSFSSDDQQLDEDEDEEGRQRPHDRDVPRPSAHTECVTESRLRVVEAGLQQCVCRLEQQLSLLDGRVQALEKSTAGKICIERSVWEELENRVLLLETGLTLTRAQDPMRTGGVTSVEMSQHPDETLLEWVKEPASSSTVAHRASPANHLSSSSEDEGHIQPFEEYRADDMSSFDLVRCVQHIRMNVEE, via the exons atggCTACAGGTGATGTGAAAGGAAGTCTCAGGAAGCTGCAAGCATCTCTCCGATCTGTAAAATACCCAAGAGATGTTGATTATCAAGG GTTAGCTAGAGGAGATCCGTCATGCTGTCTGCCCATCGTGAGCTACGCCTTCACCTCCTTCTCCACCGCTGTGGCTGAGCACCTGGTGGAGTTTGGCATCGAGCTCACAGGAAAAAACGACCTGAGCTTCATGGAGTCCGTTTACAAG gtcctGCGAGATCTCTTCAGTTATAAACCCCTGTTGACTAAGCAGCAGTTCCTTCAGAGCGGTTTTGCCGAGAGGAAGATCTCTCTTCTCTGCGACATCATCGGCTTCGTCCtggacaaacacaaacagcTCACGAAAAGCACCAAG CCCATTGGTCCGCTGAGGCGGAGGCAGCTGTCTCGTACCGACTCTAAATCCGTGGAATGTTCACCACCCAGAGAGACCCAGAGGACGCCAGGCCAGAGA GTAGGTTCCAGAAGGTTGCTGGTGGAGAGGCACCTGGGCCTCCAGCGATCTCCAGCGCACGTCAGCTTCTCCTCAGACGATCAGCAGCTggacgaggacgaggacgaggaaGGAAGGCAGAGACCTCACGACCGAGACGTTCCTCGACCTTCTGCTCACACG GAGTGTGTGACGGAGAGCAGGTTGAGAGTGGTGGAGGCAGggctgcagcagtgtgtgtgcaggctGGAGCAGCAGCTGAGCCTGCTGGACGGGAGAGTGCAGGCGCTGGAGAAGAGCACAGCTGGAAAGATCTGCATAGAGCGCAGCGTGTGGGAGGAGCTGGAGAACCGGGTACTGCTACTGGAGACGGGACTGACGTTAACCCGGGCACAG GATCCGATGAGAACGGGCGGAGTTACGAGTGTGGAGATGAGCCAGCACCCCGATGAGACCC TTTTGGAGTGGGTTAAAGAGCCAGCCAGTAGTTCCACTGTGGCACACCGAGCCTCACCAGCCAACCATTTATCATCATCCTCGGAG GATGAAGGACACATCCAGCCTTTTGAAGAATATCGAGCCGACGATATGAGTTCGTTTGACCTCGTGAGGTGTGTTCAACACATCCGAATGAATGTAGAGGAGTAA
- the cep44 gene encoding centrosomal protein of 44 kDa isoform X2, with protein sequence MATGDVKGSLRKLQASLRSVKYPRDVDYQGLARGDPSCCLPIVSYAFTSFSTAVAEHLVEFGIELTGKNDLSFMESVYKVLRDLFSYKPLLTKQQFLQSGFAERKISLLCDIIGFVLDKHKQLTKSTKPIGPLRRRQLSRTDSKSVECSPPRETQRTPGQRVGSRRLLVERHLGLQRSPAHVSFSSDDQQLDEDEDEEGRQRPHDRDVPRPSAHTECVTESRLRVVEAGLQQCVCRLEQQLSLLDGRVQALEKSTAGKICIERSVWEELENRVLLLETGLTLTRAQDPMRTGGVTSVEMSQHPDETLLEWVKEPASSSTVAHRASPANHLSSSSEENIKERLERIASMMKDTSSLLKNIEPTI encoded by the exons atggCTACAGGTGATGTGAAAGGAAGTCTCAGGAAGCTGCAAGCATCTCTCCGATCTGTAAAATACCCAAGAGATGTTGATTATCAAGG GTTAGCTAGAGGAGATCCGTCATGCTGTCTGCCCATCGTGAGCTACGCCTTCACCTCCTTCTCCACCGCTGTGGCTGAGCACCTGGTGGAGTTTGGCATCGAGCTCACAGGAAAAAACGACCTGAGCTTCATGGAGTCCGTTTACAAG gtcctGCGAGATCTCTTCAGTTATAAACCCCTGTTGACTAAGCAGCAGTTCCTTCAGAGCGGTTTTGCCGAGAGGAAGATCTCTCTTCTCTGCGACATCATCGGCTTCGTCCtggacaaacacaaacagcTCACGAAAAGCACCAAG CCCATTGGTCCGCTGAGGCGGAGGCAGCTGTCTCGTACCGACTCTAAATCCGTGGAATGTTCACCACCCAGAGAGACCCAGAGGACGCCAGGCCAGAGA GTAGGTTCCAGAAGGTTGCTGGTGGAGAGGCACCTGGGCCTCCAGCGATCTCCAGCGCACGTCAGCTTCTCCTCAGACGATCAGCAGCTggacgaggacgaggacgaggaaGGAAGGCAGAGACCTCACGACCGAGACGTTCCTCGACCTTCTGCTCACACG GAGTGTGTGACGGAGAGCAGGTTGAGAGTGGTGGAGGCAGggctgcagcagtgtgtgtgcaggctGGAGCAGCAGCTGAGCCTGCTGGACGGGAGAGTGCAGGCGCTGGAGAAGAGCACAGCTGGAAAGATCTGCATAGAGCGCAGCGTGTGGGAGGAGCTGGAGAACCGGGTACTGCTACTGGAGACGGGACTGACGTTAACCCGGGCACAG GATCCGATGAGAACGGGCGGAGTTACGAGTGTGGAGATGAGCCAGCACCCCGATGAGACCC TTTTGGAGTGGGTTAAAGAGCCAGCCAGTAGTTCCACTGTGGCACACCGAGCCTCACCAGCCAACCATTTATCATCATCCTCGGAG GAGAATATTAAAGAGAGACTGGAGAGAATAGCCAGTAT GATGAAGGACACATCCAGCCTTTTGAAGAATATCGAGCCGACGATATGA